The Candidatus Eisenbacteria bacterium genome contains a region encoding:
- a CDS encoding DNA adenine methylase — MIKYIGSKRLLVPRIVAAIESCAGARTVLDLFSGTSRVGHALKRHAFRVHANDHNRYAHALAACYVGADARRWHGRAEKVVAELNAVPPHPGWFTETYCVASRYLQPANGARVDAIRERIRALALDPTLEAIALTSLMEAADRVDSTVGLQMAYLKSWAPRSFAPLELRVPELLAGPGSASCLEAAEAAARFEADVAYLDPPYNQHSYLGNYHVWESLVRWDRPAVYGVAKKRMDVRTRGSAFNRRGLMPAAFREVLARVRARWLVVSFSDEGFLAPAELRALLGARGRVREERIEHPRYIGHKIGIHDRAGRKVGTPGPARNREHLFVVDTRPAARRRAGTRARVAAPA; from the coding sequence GTGATCAAGTACATCGGCAGCAAGCGGCTGCTCGTGCCGCGCATCGTCGCGGCCATCGAGTCCTGCGCCGGCGCGCGGACGGTGCTCGACCTGTTCTCCGGCACCTCGCGCGTCGGGCACGCGCTCAAGCGCCACGCGTTCCGGGTGCACGCGAACGACCACAACCGCTACGCGCACGCCCTCGCCGCCTGCTACGTCGGCGCCGACGCCCGCCGCTGGCACGGGCGCGCGGAAAAGGTGGTGGCCGAGCTGAACGCCGTGCCGCCGCACCCGGGCTGGTTCACCGAGACCTACTGCGTCGCCTCGCGCTACCTGCAGCCCGCGAACGGCGCCCGTGTGGACGCCATTCGCGAGCGGATCCGCGCGCTGGCGCTGGACCCGACGCTCGAGGCGATCGCGCTCACCAGCCTGATGGAGGCCGCCGACCGGGTGGACTCGACCGTCGGCCTGCAGATGGCCTACCTCAAGAGCTGGGCGCCGCGCTCGTTCGCGCCGCTCGAGCTGCGCGTGCCCGAGCTGCTCGCGGGCCCTGGCTCGGCGTCGTGCCTCGAGGCGGCGGAGGCTGCCGCGCGCTTCGAGGCCGACGTGGCGTACCTCGATCCGCCCTACAACCAGCACAGCTACCTGGGCAACTACCACGTCTGGGAGTCGCTGGTCCGCTGGGACCGGCCGGCCGTCTACGGCGTGGCGAAGAAGCGCATGGACGTGCGCACGCGCGGCAGCGCGTTCAACCGCCGCGGGCTCATGCCCGCCGCCTTCCGCGAGGTGCTCGCGCGCGTGCGGGCGCGCTGGCTGGTCGTGTCGTTCAGCGACGAGGGCTTCCTCGCGCCGGCCGAGCTGCGCGCGCTGCTCGGCGCGCGCGGCCGCGTGCGCGAGGAGCGGATCGAGCACCCGCGCTACATCGGACACAAGATCGGCATCCACGACCGCGCCGGCCGCAAGGTCGGAACGCCCGGGCCGGCGCGCAACCGCGAGCACCTGTTCGTCGTGGACACGCGCCCCGCCGCCCGTCGCCGGGCGGGCACGCGGGCGCGCGTCGCGGCGCCGGCCTGA
- the cax gene encoding calcium/proton exchanger, which yields MNARTATTARPPFLAPDRWLQLLLVFVIVAPLAELLHWSPLAVFAFSALAIVPLAGLMGEATEKLASRLGEGVGGLLNATFGNAAELIIALVALQRGLYDVVKASLTGSIIGNSLLVLGLAMVAGGARREKQTFDRSAAAASSTLLLLAAIALVVPAAFHFVNQGAIESGRLSMARETALERDLSLEISVVLIVSYVLSLFFTLRTHKHLYTGGAADQAHAPVNVGRAVATLVVATALIAWMSELLVGAVEAASHALGLTEVFVGVIVVAVIGNAAEHSTAVLVAMKNKMDLALNIAIGSSIQIALFVAPVLVFVSYFMPHGPMNLRFSPFEVLAVITATFIVNMVAADGESNWLEGAMLLAVYVVLGLAFYFLP from the coding sequence ATGAACGCCCGAACCGCCACCACCGCGCGCCCGCCGTTCCTCGCTCCCGACCGCTGGCTGCAACTGCTGCTCGTGTTCGTGATCGTCGCGCCGCTGGCCGAGCTGCTCCACTGGAGCCCGCTCGCGGTGTTCGCGTTCAGCGCGCTGGCGATCGTGCCGCTCGCCGGGCTGATGGGCGAGGCGACCGAGAAGCTGGCCTCGCGCCTCGGCGAAGGAGTCGGCGGACTGCTCAACGCCACGTTCGGCAACGCCGCCGAGCTGATCATCGCGCTGGTCGCGCTGCAGCGCGGGCTCTACGACGTGGTCAAGGCGTCGCTCACCGGCTCGATCATCGGCAACTCCCTGCTCGTGCTCGGGCTGGCGATGGTGGCGGGCGGGGCGCGGCGCGAGAAGCAGACGTTCGACCGCTCGGCGGCCGCCGCGTCCTCCACGCTGCTGCTGCTGGCGGCGATCGCGCTGGTCGTGCCGGCCGCGTTCCATTTCGTCAATCAGGGCGCCATCGAGAGCGGCCGGCTTTCGATGGCCCGCGAGACGGCGCTCGAACGCGACCTGTCGCTCGAGATCTCGGTCGTGCTCATCGTCTCCTACGTGCTGAGCCTGTTCTTCACGCTGCGGACGCACAAGCACCTGTACACCGGCGGCGCGGCCGACCAGGCGCACGCGCCGGTGAACGTCGGCCGCGCGGTGGCGACGCTGGTGGTCGCGACGGCGCTCATCGCCTGGATGAGCGAGCTGCTGGTCGGCGCGGTCGAGGCGGCCTCGCACGCGCTGGGGCTGACCGAGGTCTTCGTCGGCGTCATCGTCGTGGCGGTCATCGGCAACGCCGCCGAGCATTCGACCGCGGTGCTGGTGGCGATGAAGAACAAGATGGACCTGGCGCTCAACATCGCCATCGGCTCCAGCATCCAGATCGCGCTGTTCGTCGCGCCGGTGCTGGTGTTCGTGTCCTACTTCATGCCGCACGGGCCGATGAACCTGCGCTTCAGCCCGTTCGAGGTGCTGGCGGTGATCACCGCCACGTTCATCGTCAACATGGTCGCGGCCGACGGCGAGTCGAACTGGCTCGAGGGCGCGATGCTGCTCGCCGTGTACGTCGTGCTCGGGCTGGCGTTCTACTTCCTGCCGTAA
- a CDS encoding HD domain-containing protein encodes MTIRPRTPAPERVPVSDVFAALSFALDLTEGQPMGHALRTSLIAMELGGRLGLPLQLRRDLYYAALLKDAGCSSNAARVFSLFGGDDRMTKGARMRVDWSNYFRAAFYAMAHAAPGGSWFARGSRIAKLARGGPRLAAELVETRCRRGAEIVTRLGLGAGAAEAVRALDEHWDGRGHPRGLSGDEIPIVARILTLSQTLEVFAMRGGATRALAVVRERAGRWFDPLVVAACAGMERELAGWCALETRPLKQAVVDAEPGSAALLAGPRAMDRIAEVFAEIVDAKSPFTGAHSQRMTNLAVAIAARLGWDAETIADVRRAGLLHDLGKLTVPNTILDKPSPLTPSEWEVMRMHALHTERILEHVHGFEWLAFAAASHHERLDGSGYCRGLHGEQIPQLSRVLAVADVYDALSAPRPYRHGLSSAEALRWVERDRGTGLWPPALDALVHTVGSESDGAETEAA; translated from the coding sequence GTGACCATCCGTCCGCGCACCCCGGCGCCCGAGCGCGTTCCCGTCTCGGACGTCTTCGCGGCGCTGTCCTTCGCGCTCGACCTCACCGAGGGTCAGCCCATGGGGCACGCGCTGCGCACGAGCCTGATCGCCATGGAGCTCGGCGGGCGGCTCGGGCTGCCGCTGCAGCTGCGGCGCGACCTCTACTACGCCGCGCTGCTCAAGGACGCCGGCTGCTCGTCGAACGCCGCGCGCGTCTTTTCGCTCTTCGGCGGCGACGACCGCATGACCAAGGGCGCGCGCATGCGGGTGGACTGGTCGAACTACTTCCGCGCGGCGTTCTACGCCATGGCGCACGCCGCGCCCGGCGGCTCGTGGTTCGCACGCGGAAGCCGCATCGCCAAGCTCGCCCGCGGCGGACCGCGCCTGGCCGCCGAACTGGTCGAGACGCGCTGCCGGCGCGGCGCCGAGATCGTCACCCGGCTCGGGCTCGGCGCCGGCGCCGCCGAAGCGGTGCGGGCGCTGGACGAGCACTGGGACGGCCGCGGCCACCCGCGCGGACTCTCGGGCGACGAGATCCCGATCGTCGCGCGCATCCTGACCCTTTCGCAGACGCTGGAGGTGTTCGCGATGCGCGGCGGCGCGACGCGCGCGCTGGCGGTGGTGCGCGAGCGCGCCGGCCGCTGGTTCGACCCGCTCGTGGTCGCCGCCTGCGCCGGGATGGAGCGCGAGTTGGCCGGCTGGTGCGCGCTCGAGACGCGGCCGCTCAAGCAGGCGGTCGTGGACGCCGAGCCGGGCAGCGCGGCGCTGCTCGCCGGCCCGCGGGCGATGGACCGCATCGCGGAGGTGTTCGCCGAGATCGTGGACGCCAAGTCGCCGTTCACGGGCGCGCACTCGCAGCGCATGACGAACCTCGCCGTCGCCATCGCCGCGCGCCTGGGCTGGGACGCCGAGACGATCGCCGACGTCCGCCGCGCCGGGCTGCTGCACGATCTGGGCAAGCTCACGGTGCCCAACACCATTCTCGACAAGCCCTCCCCACTCACGCCCTCGGAGTGGGAGGTCATGCGCATGCACGCGCTCCACACCGAACGCATCCTCGAGCACGTGCACGGCTTCGAGTGGCTGGCGTTCGCCGCCGCCTCGCACCACGAGCGGCTGGACGGCAGCGGCTACTGCCGGGGCCTGCACGGCGAGCAGATCCCGCAACTTTCGCGCGTGCTCGCCGTCGCGGACGTGTACGACGCGCTCAGCGCGCCGCGCCCCTACCGGCACGGCCTCTCGTCCGCCGAGGCGCTGCGCTGGGTCGAGCGCGACCGCGGCACCGGCCTGTGGCCTCCGGCGCTGGACGCGCTCGTCCACACGGTCGGCAGCGAGAGCGACGGCGCCGAGACGGAAGCCGCCTGA
- a CDS encoding T9SS type A sorting domain-containing protein: protein MVPEPFRAPAARLTLLLAVALCLAPAPARALKVATWNLLDYQPTTIASRQDSYRIVMDGLDPDVLIVQEMNGSSASRDSFLNNVLNVVRPGQWTGAWLQLGTEGGAIFWKPAKVNVQNITSVATGGPRPVLVGLVKPVGYLKNPGWFRIYSVHLKAGTATPSTSDSTTRRQECTSLRTTLNNQVTTVVGTNFMIGGDTNFYGSWEGGYQRLIEPQLDDDGRGYDVLDMPGTWNNAAYIPYHTQSPRASLGGMDDRFDLFLYSRSAYDGAGLDVLPSTYLAYGNDGQHYNQDIDGGGFNNAVGLTIATALRVASDHVPAVFELQLPARVAAASQLAFGDVLVGASGVTLPLAVSNPGTVPAEALTYSLAAPAGFTAPAGPFSVAAGAPADVQVVGLDAATTGVRAGTLVMSTNAPDSLTRNVLLSGRVLAHASASLDSSAVVTSGSLDFGSHPAAGFADLGVRVHDQGWNALQAQLAVTAANVTGGDGRFSLPGFAPATLGATGRTFAVHFDPAGAVADSTYEATLTFTTADEALPGAQPAAPLSVSLQARVLGSTNGVPGGYALRLSPPRPNPTRSGAELDFELPREARVDAAIFDLSGRRVATLAAGPVGEGHHVLRWNARDDAGRGVPAGLYFVRFSTPGLTRVQRLALLP, encoded by the coding sequence ATGGTCCCCGAGCCGTTTCGCGCCCCCGCGGCGCGCCTGACGTTGCTGCTCGCCGTCGCGCTCTGCCTCGCCCCCGCCCCCGCACGCGCGCTGAAGGTGGCGACCTGGAACCTGCTCGACTACCAGCCCACCACCATCGCCTCCCGGCAGGACAGCTATCGCATCGTCATGGACGGCCTCGACCCGGACGTGCTGATCGTTCAGGAGATGAACGGCTCGTCGGCGTCGCGCGACTCGTTCCTCAACAACGTGCTCAACGTGGTCCGGCCCGGGCAGTGGACGGGCGCCTGGCTGCAGCTCGGCACCGAGGGCGGCGCGATCTTCTGGAAGCCGGCGAAGGTCAACGTCCAGAACATCACGTCCGTCGCCACCGGAGGCCCGCGCCCGGTGCTGGTCGGGCTCGTGAAGCCCGTCGGCTACCTCAAGAACCCCGGCTGGTTCCGCATCTATTCGGTGCACCTGAAGGCGGGGACCGCCACGCCTTCGACGAGCGATTCGACCACGCGCCGGCAGGAGTGCACCAGCCTGCGCACGACGCTCAACAACCAGGTCACCACCGTCGTCGGCACCAACTTCATGATCGGCGGCGACACCAATTTCTACGGTTCCTGGGAGGGCGGCTACCAGCGACTGATCGAGCCGCAGCTCGACGACGACGGCCGCGGCTACGACGTGCTCGACATGCCGGGCACCTGGAACAACGCCGCCTACATCCCCTACCACACGCAGAGCCCGCGGGCTTCGCTCGGGGGCATGGACGACCGCTTCGACCTGTTCCTGTACTCGCGCAGCGCCTACGACGGGGCCGGGCTCGACGTGCTGCCCTCCACCTACCTGGCCTACGGCAACGACGGCCAGCACTACAACCAGGACATTGACGGCGGCGGCTTCAACAACGCCGTCGGCCTGACCATCGCGACCGCGCTGCGCGTGGCTTCCGATCACGTGCCGGCGGTCTTCGAGCTGCAGCTGCCCGCGCGCGTCGCGGCGGCCTCGCAGCTCGCCTTCGGCGACGTCCTCGTCGGCGCGTCGGGCGTGACGCTGCCGCTGGCGGTGAGCAACCCCGGCACCGTCCCGGCCGAGGCGCTCACCTACTCGCTCGCCGCGCCGGCCGGCTTCACCGCCCCGGCGGGTCCGTTTTCGGTCGCGGCCGGCGCGCCGGCCGACGTGCAGGTCGTCGGTCTCGACGCCGCCACGACCGGCGTCAGGGCCGGGACGCTGGTCATGAGCACCAACGCGCCCGACTCCCTCACCAGGAACGTGCTGCTCTCGGGCCGCGTGCTCGCGCACGCGTCGGCCTCGCTCGACTCGAGCGCGGTCGTCACCTCGGGAAGCCTCGATTTCGGCTCGCATCCCGCGGCCGGGTTCGCCGACCTCGGCGTGCGCGTGCACGACCAGGGCTGGAACGCGCTGCAGGCGCAGCTCGCGGTGACGGCGGCGAACGTGACGGGCGGGGACGGCCGCTTCTCGCTTCCGGGTTTCGCGCCGGCGACGCTGGGCGCGACCGGCCGGACGTTCGCGGTGCACTTCGACCCGGCCGGCGCGGTCGCCGACTCGACCTACGAGGCGACGCTCACGTTCACGACCGCGGACGAGGCGCTGCCGGGCGCGCAGCCGGCCGCGCCGCTGTCCGTCTCGCTGCAGGCCCGCGTGCTCGGCAGCACCAACGGCGTGCCGGGCGGTTACGCGCTGCGGCTTTCGCCGCCGCGCCCCAATCCCACCCGCTCGGGCGCGGAGCTCGACTTCGAGCTGCCGCGCGAGGCCCGGGTGGACGCCGCGATCTTCGACCTCTCCGGCCGCCGGGTGGCCACGCTCGCGGCCGGTCCGGTGGGTGAAGGGCACCACGTCCTGCGCTGGAACGCCCGGGACGACGCCGGCCGAGGGGTTCCGGCCGGGCTTTACTTCGTCCGCTTCAGCACTCCGGGCCTGACCCGGGTCCAGCGCCTCGCGCTCCTGCCGTAA
- a CDS encoding PEP-CTERM sorting domain-containing protein, with product MKRWLLPLALLALMAAPAFAQDPEGSVDDPATSTSGGGGFQDTRHHRGRGGRGDRPVAPVPEPGTMALASMGLIALGAAARRRGGK from the coding sequence ATGAAACGGTGGCTTCTCCCTCTCGCGTTGCTCGCTCTCATGGCCGCGCCCGCCTTCGCCCAGGATCCGGAAGGCTCCGTGGACGATCCGGCGACCTCGACCAGCGGTGGCGGCGGTTTCCAGGACACGCGTCATCACCGCGGACGCGGTGGACGCGGCGACCGTCCGGTCGCGCCGGTGCCCGAGCCGGGCACGATGGCGCTCGCCTCCATGGGACTGATCGCGCTCGGCGCGGCGGCCCGTCGCCGGGGCGGCAAGTAG
- a CDS encoding tetratricopeptide repeat protein codes for MSSTRPHPKPLPRRDATRRGAPGAGALLLSAPAPAASRWLDRLAWALAAAFGVLVLAILLGPHRVGDVFTETDFYGAYGLDARALQAGHLDPSRYGVVGPVHEMALALLGFVVRDLFLAAELLSAASMVAALLLWHRIARERAGALPALLTVAFLATNAQFLRYGYAATTDALALAVQAGALALLLTGAPRPRRLFAAGALAGLAFLTRYNAVALLPAGALALAFGWAGVREGGPPRGRAALLFCAGWLAPVVPWIAISLASGATFAFQLHHNIAYDVFARAKGIPWDTYQRDLEPQFPTPWSVIARDPAAVFARMASNVGEHLMLDARKLTGMPVAIAALAGLLFAWRDGSLARLRAVLLAGALLFLALVPAFHNERWSLATLPVWALLAATAFGSPLLALAWRTGPPGAAAGGRLWLKAVLALVPLALAAKVSLAVQKRVFDQLPVEVLEIAREVRPLLRPGDRVMARKPNFAWHAGLSPVAFPFVDSLSQLAAAARRGHVRWLYFSWPEAEMRPDFSYLLDTTSHVPGLTPRAVTEHWPAVLYEIGPGFGRDPAWLTDVREHAVHRARAQVAISNVDWMARLVLATDEQAKGRFEEAQRLLDQAARIAPREPDVLLALGDNLLRTDRPAEAAETFDRLESLRPGDPRTRIGRGWAAALQHQDADAMALWAPVVSFASDAATLRRMHQLFVAAGDRGSAAEAAARMRALGIAP; via the coding sequence ATGTCCTCGACCCGCCCGCACCCGAAGCCGCTCCCCCGGCGCGACGCGACGCGACGCGGCGCGCCCGGAGCCGGGGCGCTGCTGCTGAGCGCGCCCGCGCCCGCGGCCTCGCGGTGGCTGGACCGGCTGGCCTGGGCGCTGGCCGCGGCCTTCGGCGTGCTCGTCCTGGCCATCCTCCTCGGGCCCCACCGGGTCGGGGACGTGTTCACCGAGACCGACTTCTACGGCGCCTACGGCCTGGACGCGCGCGCCCTGCAGGCCGGGCACCTCGATCCCTCGCGTTACGGCGTCGTCGGGCCCGTCCACGAAATGGCGCTCGCGCTGCTGGGCTTCGTGGTGCGCGACCTGTTCCTCGCCGCCGAACTGCTGTCGGCCGCCTCGATGGTCGCGGCGCTGCTGCTGTGGCACCGCATCGCCCGCGAGCGCGCGGGCGCGCTGCCGGCGTTGCTCACGGTCGCGTTCCTCGCGACCAACGCGCAGTTCCTGCGCTACGGCTACGCGGCGACCACCGACGCGCTGGCGCTGGCCGTGCAGGCGGGCGCGCTCGCGCTCCTGCTGACCGGCGCGCCGCGGCCGCGCCGGTTGTTCGCGGCCGGCGCGCTGGCCGGTCTGGCGTTCCTGACCCGCTACAACGCCGTCGCGCTGCTGCCGGCGGGCGCGCTGGCGCTGGCGTTCGGCTGGGCCGGCGTGCGCGAGGGCGGCCCCCCGCGCGGACGCGCGGCGCTGCTCTTTTGCGCCGGCTGGCTCGCCCCGGTCGTGCCGTGGATCGCGATTTCGCTCGCGAGCGGCGCCACGTTCGCCTTCCAGCTCCACCACAACATCGCCTACGACGTGTTCGCGCGCGCGAAGGGCATTCCCTGGGACACCTACCAGCGCGATCTGGAGCCGCAATTCCCGACGCCCTGGTCGGTGATCGCGCGCGATCCGGCGGCGGTGTTCGCGCGCATGGCGTCCAACGTCGGCGAGCACCTGATGCTCGACGCCCGCAAGCTGACCGGGATGCCGGTCGCGATCGCGGCGCTCGCCGGGCTGCTGTTCGCCTGGCGCGACGGTTCGCTCGCGCGCCTGCGCGCGGTGCTGCTCGCGGGGGCGCTGCTGTTCCTCGCGCTCGTGCCGGCCTTCCACAACGAGCGCTGGTCGCTCGCGACGCTGCCGGTCTGGGCGCTGCTCGCGGCGACGGCGTTCGGCTCGCCGCTGCTGGCGCTGGCGTGGCGCACGGGCCCCCCCGGCGCGGCGGCGGGCGGCCGGCTGTGGCTCAAGGCGGTGCTCGCGCTCGTGCCGCTGGCGCTCGCGGCGAAGGTGTCGCTCGCGGTGCAGAAGCGGGTCTTCGACCAGCTCCCCGTCGAGGTGCTCGAGATCGCGCGCGAGGTCCGGCCGCTGCTGCGCCCGGGCGACCGCGTCATGGCGCGCAAGCCGAACTTCGCCTGGCACGCGGGACTCTCGCCGGTCGCGTTTCCCTTCGTGGACTCGCTTTCGCAACTGGCGGCGGCGGCGCGGCGCGGGCACGTGCGCTGGCTGTACTTCTCGTGGCCCGAGGCCGAGATGCGGCCGGACTTCTCGTACCTGCTCGACACGACGTCGCATGTCCCCGGTCTCACGCCGCGCGCCGTGACCGAGCACTGGCCGGCGGTGCTGTACGAGATCGGCCCCGGTTTCGGGCGCGACCCCGCGTGGCTCACGGACGTACGCGAGCATGCCGTGCACCGGGCGCGCGCCCAGGTCGCGATCTCGAACGTGGACTGGATGGCGCGCCTGGTGCTCGCGACCGACGAGCAGGCGAAGGGACGCTTCGAGGAAGCCCAGCGGTTGCTCGATCAGGCGGCGCGGATCGCGCCCCGGGAGCCCGACGTGCTCCTCGCGCTGGGCGACAACCTGCTGCGCACCGACCGGCCGGCCGAGGCGGCGGAGACCTTCGACCGGCTCGAGTCGCTGCGGCCCGGCGATCCGCGCACGCGCATCGGGCGCGGCTGGGCGGCGGCGCTCCAGCACCAGGACGCCGACGCGATGGCCCTGTGGGCGCCGGTGGTGTCGTTCGCCAGCGACGCTGCTACGCTGCGCCGCATGCACCAGCTCTTCGTGGCCGCCGGCGACCGCGGCTCGGCGGCCGAGGCCGCGGCCCGCATGCGCGCGCTGGGGATCGCCCCGTGA
- a CDS encoding LamG domain-containing protein translates to MRRAALLAAALSFALLAPLAAAGSKKPRAPRLPPAPPVADSVTVGLWSMDENGGPLVSDSGPFRLRGTAGGDTRTDFGRFRSARVFTRSQQSFVVVPRNPVLDVPHGFTIEAWVQANSLSDYELEVIAARWSPVPGEQSWVLGVAGLRQAYPIVPAGAPGIFERVVADQPVGRLLFVMQPAQAAAPVAFASGGALPLGRWVHVAATVDGQAVRLYLDGRLDAQYATGQTVRGSFAPLVFGNLVDERRLTDIGGPLQIDGTSDYSPYYGFDGVIDEVRLSNTARTRFESLDSR, encoded by the coding sequence GTGAGGCGCGCCGCCCTGCTCGCCGCCGCGCTGTCGTTCGCGCTGCTCGCCCCGCTGGCCGCGGCCGGGTCGAAGAAGCCGCGCGCGCCCCGGCTGCCGCCCGCGCCGCCGGTGGCGGATTCGGTCACGGTCGGGCTCTGGTCCATGGACGAGAACGGCGGCCCGCTCGTTTCCGACTCGGGACCCTTCCGGCTGCGCGGCACCGCGGGCGGCGACACGCGCACGGATTTCGGCCGCTTCAGGAGCGCGCGCGTCTTCACGCGCTCGCAGCAGTCGTTCGTCGTCGTGCCCCGCAACCCGGTGCTCGACGTTCCGCACGGGTTCACGATCGAGGCGTGGGTGCAGGCGAACTCGCTCTCGGACTACGAGCTCGAGGTCATCGCCGCGCGCTGGTCGCCCGTGCCCGGGGAGCAGAGCTGGGTGCTCGGCGTCGCCGGCCTGAGGCAGGCGTACCCGATCGTGCCCGCGGGCGCGCCCGGAATCTTCGAGCGCGTCGTCGCCGACCAGCCCGTGGGCCGGTTGCTGTTCGTGATGCAGCCCGCGCAGGCGGCGGCGCCGGTCGCCTTCGCGTCCGGCGGCGCGCTGCCGCTCGGGCGCTGGGTGCACGTCGCCGCGACCGTGGACGGCCAGGCCGTGCGGCTGTATCTCGACGGCCGTCTCGATGCGCAGTACGCCACCGGCCAGACCGTGCGCGGCAGCTTCGCGCCGCTCGTCTTCGGCAACCTGGTGGACGAGCGGCGGCTCACCGACATCGGCGGCCCGCTGCAGATTGACGGCACCTCGGACTACTCGCCCTATTACGGCTTCGACGGCGTCATTGACGAGGTGCGCCTCTCGAACACCGCGCGGACGCGGTTCGAGAGCCTCGATTCGCGCTGA
- a CDS encoding S8 family serine peptidase → MRLTPSLLAALALATGAPADAATTRLVAQLAAAPGNAAPTARGPADADARARAGDAAIRFAAPRLAALGLKLSRRLLDGLPARAATLPARSGEALALGAFAPGRIVLLEAPDEARAEAARLALADGGAVDWVEPLRTRALQLESYAPAPARGPWPARAALLDSLPDDPYLRNSWQWGLWNEGPAGAYGGLARADVHAAEGWALCVGDDALKLAVADTGIDPAQPELGGPLAGGGPRIVDAINLTGEPVPAITDSFGHGTPVAGVMAARSNDGPHFTGGGVAGLCGGDGATTAGCRIVPIKISPGHSGEASSFDIARAMIHAADVGARAMNLSFAGPGSSRIERLALGYALTRGCVVVVAAGNKGASKPTEPQYPSAYAAEGLCIQVGASSPFDERVTFSSYGPGLDLMAPGVNVWTTFMTYPSYYGATYDGYVAASGTSFAAPFVAAAAGLLASARPELLDTDFQRVLRESADDIGAPGVDAETGWGRLDVGRALYAVRPQIAIWHDEVHADSLVPGGSGLLEIGESGPGTLDRFRGSVRATRWAAYATVTVPDSIADSIRVWPRVGGTFAARGDFRLPYFAATAEVVARTARTFTLRGWLYRADEDTTADGWIPLPPEYVRFGFSVLGRAARALPSGAVVRGGGAVPTLRAGPSPFRGALELRAPGQGRISVLDAAGRLVRAFDTRDGHGRWDGRDSGGRDAPPGLYFVRWRDGAGTAVVRVVRLAE, encoded by the coding sequence ATGCGCCTCACGCCGTCGCTGCTCGCCGCCCTCGCACTCGCCACCGGCGCCCCCGCCGACGCCGCGACCACGCGGCTCGTCGCCCAGCTCGCGGCCGCGCCCGGCAACGCGGCGCCGACGGCGCGCGGGCCCGCCGACGCGGACGCCCGCGCGCGCGCGGGGGACGCGGCGATCCGGTTCGCCGCGCCCCGCCTTGCCGCGCTCGGGCTGAAGCTCTCGCGCCGGCTGCTCGACGGTCTGCCCGCGCGGGCCGCGACGCTGCCCGCGCGTTCGGGCGAGGCGCTCGCGCTCGGCGCCTTCGCGCCCGGGCGCATCGTGCTGCTCGAAGCGCCCGACGAGGCGCGGGCCGAAGCGGCTCGCCTCGCGCTCGCCGACGGCGGCGCCGTGGACTGGGTCGAGCCGCTGCGCACGCGCGCGCTGCAGCTCGAGTCGTACGCGCCGGCGCCGGCGCGCGGGCCCTGGCCCGCGCGAGCGGCGCTGCTCGATTCGCTGCCCGACGATCCCTACCTGCGCAACAGCTGGCAGTGGGGGCTGTGGAACGAGGGGCCCGCCGGCGCCTACGGCGGCCTCGCGCGCGCCGACGTGCACGCGGCCGAGGGCTGGGCGCTGTGCGTCGGCGACGACGCGCTCAAGCTGGCCGTCGCCGACACGGGCATTGACCCGGCGCAGCCCGAGCTGGGCGGCCCGCTCGCGGGCGGAGGTCCGCGCATCGTGGACGCGATCAACCTGACCGGCGAGCCGGTGCCGGCGATCACCGACTCGTTCGGCCACGGCACGCCGGTCGCCGGCGTGATGGCGGCGCGCAGCAACGACGGCCCGCACTTCACCGGCGGCGGCGTCGCCGGCCTGTGCGGCGGCGACGGCGCGACCACCGCCGGCTGCCGGATCGTGCCCATCAAGATCTCGCCCGGGCATTCGGGCGAGGCGTCGTCGTTCGACATCGCGCGCGCCATGATCCACGCCGCCGACGTCGGCGCGCGGGCCATGAACCTGTCCTTCGCCGGCCCCGGCAGCAGCCGCATCGAGCGCCTGGCGCTCGGCTACGCGCTGACGCGCGGCTGCGTCGTCGTCGTGGCCGCCGGCAACAAGGGCGCGAGCAAGCCCACCGAGCCGCAGTACCCGTCGGCCTACGCGGCCGAGGGCCTGTGCATCCAGGTGGGCGCGAGCTCGCCGTTCGACGAGCGCGTCACGTTCTCCTCGTACGGCCCCGGCCTCGACCTGATGGCGCCGGGGGTCAACGTCTGGACGACCTTCATGACCTACCCGAGCTACTACGGCGCCACCTACGACGGCTACGTCGCGGCTTCGGGCACGTCGTTCGCCGCGCCGTTCGTGGCGGCGGCCGCCGGGCTGCTGGCGAGCGCCCGGCCGGAGCTGCTCGACACCGACTTCCAGCGCGTGCTGCGCGAGAGCGCCGACGACATCGGCGCGCCGGGCGTGGACGCCGAGACGGGCTGGGGGCGGCTCGACGTCGGCCGGGCGCTGTACGCGGTGCGGCCGCAGATCGCGATCTGGCACGACGAGGTGCACGCCGACTCGCTCGTGCCCGGGGGCTCCGGCCTGCTCGAGATCGGCGAGAGCGGCCCGGGAACGCTCGACCGCTTCCGCGGCAGCGTGCGTGCGACGCGATGGGCCGCGTACGCCACCGTCACGGTGCCCGACTCGATCGCGGACTCGATCCGCGTCTGGCCGCGCGTCGGCGGCACATTCGCCGCGCGCGGCGACTTCCGCCTGCCCTACTTCGCCGCGACCGCCGAGGTGGTGGCGCGGACCGCGCGCACGTTCACGCTGCGCGGCTGGCTCTATCGCGCCGACGAGGACACGACCGCCGACGGCTGGATCCCGCTGCCGCCCGAGTACGTGCGCTTCGGCTTCAGCGTGCTCGGCCGCGCGGCGCGCGCGCTGCCGTCCGGCGCGGTCGTTCGCGGCGGCGGCGCCGTGCCCACGCTGCGCGCCGGGCCCAGCCCGTTTCGCGGCGCGCTCGAGCTGCGCGCGCCGGGACAGGGCCGGATTTCCGTGCTCGACGCGGCCGGGCGGCTCGTGCGCGCGTTCGACACGCGCGACGGACACGGGCGCTGGGACGGCCGTGACTCGGGCGGCCGCG